TCGGGGTCGGTCTCTTTGAGCTTTTCGAGGTCCTGcgcgtgctcctcggcgtctGGGTCAGCATGGGCACGTACCAGAGACGTCTTCCATGTCGTCCaggcggtcgtcgtcgtcgtcgtcgccgtcgtcggccgccgcggcgtcctcgtcgtcgtcgtcctcctcgctATCGCCCATATCCGCTTGAAATCCACCCCGGAGGAACTCGTCGACGTTCGACGCGCCCTCTtcgccgggcgccgcctcctcgccgtcctcctcgccgtcctCCACAGcggccgggcggcgcgtctgctTCGCGTGGCGGTCGCGAACGTGCGCCGACTTTTTCTTGTGCtcacgccgctgctgcagcgttTTATCAAGCTGTGTGAGTAGGGATACGTACATGGTTCTTGACAAACTTCTTGGTACGCTTCGTGACCTTGGCCATCGTCGCTGCTCCCAAGCTGGACTTTTTTTTCTCGGCCGACGCAAGATGCACGACGTGACGCGTCGGGGCGCGAACGGGCTTGATGGCGAAGATGAGCACGATTCCGGTCAAGGTGAAGCACAATGGCCAGGTGGTACGTCTTTTTCCTGACGCAGTACGATATCGATCTAGACACCTCTGCTCAAGGGCTTTCGTTTAAAGAGGCGATCGCCGAAAagacgcgcgtgccgatcgaGCGCCAAAAGGTCATGGTCAAGGGCGGCCTGCTCAAGGACGACACGGACCTGTCCAAGCTCaatgcgcgcgtcggccagcaGTTCATGGTGCTTGGTATGGCCGGCGATCtgccgcaggcgccggctAAGCCGGTGCAGTTCCTCGAGGATATgaaggacgaggacctggCCAAGGCGGTACGTGGTgtggctgacgcaggcgaaTCTCAAGGTCGGTCTCACGAATCTCGGCAATACGTGCTACCTGAACTCGACGCTGCaggtgctgcgctgcaTCCCCGAGCTGCAGTCCGCGCTCGATGCGTACGCGGgtagcgcgagcgcgagcgacggcgaggcgggcctgaccgcctcgctgcgcgacctgtTCCGCGAGCTGAAcaaggcgccggccgccttCCCCCCGCTGCTCTTTCTCACCGtcctgcgcaaggtcgcGCCGCAGTTTGCCGAGATGGccgagggcggcggcggctacgcgcagcaggacgccgaggaggTGTATGTGCGCATCCTgaacgcgctcggcaactgcctcgcgacgccgggtGGCGGCGACCGCTTTGTGCCCGAGTACCTCACGGGGCACATGGCGATCGAGCGCTCGTgccccgaggcgccgcaagaggcggcgacgagcgccaaCGAGCCCTTCCTCGTGCTCCAGTGCAACATTTCCAACACCACCAACGAGATGACGGCGGGCATTCTCGAGAGCCTCACGCAGCCGATCGAGAAGCACTCGGAGCAGCTCAACCGCACTGCGATCTACAACGAGCAGAGCCGAATCTCGCGCCTGCCCATGTACCTCTCGGTGCACTTTGTGCGCTTTTACTGGCGCCGCGACATTAACAAGTACGTGCCGGAGCTCACCCAGAAAAACCAAGATTATGCGCAAGGTCAAGTTCCCCCTGGAGCTCGATGCGAGCACCTTTGCGACGCCCGACCTACAGCAACGCCTCGCGCCTGTGTCTCACAAGTGCAAGGCCGTAgccaaagagcgcgaggagcgtgccaaggtgcgccgccgtgccaAGGCGCATGGCAcggagcagcgtgcgccgagcgacgcgccgagcgatgcgccgagcgatgcgccgagcgaTGCGCCCCGCCAAGAAGGCAGCGCCATTTCcgacgaagaggagcgtgcgctgcgtgcaaaggagcacgacgaggtcgaggcgctgatcgaccccgagctgcgcagcgacacCGGGTGCAACCCCAGCGGGCTGTACGAGCTGGTGGGCATTGTGACGCACaaaggcgccgctgccgatgCCGGCCACTATATCTCGTGGGTGCGCAAAGAGAACGAGTCGCGCGACCCCCTCGCCGACTTGCCCTCGAACGAGTGGTACAAGTTTGACGACGACAAGGCATCGGTCGTCGACTCGGACAAGGTCTCGACGCTCTATGGCGGTGGCGAGGACTCGGTGGCGTACATTCTCCTGTaccgcgcgcgtgcgctgccgtAGTGGTGATCACGCTATGAAACATGTATAGAAATGCAATGCTATACGCCCTGGGGTTCTGGCTTGATATCGTGGGGGGCGCccatcgccgccgacgcggcggcagcggcggcggcagcggcagcgtACGGGTCGTGCCGCCGGTCGCGGGGCCGTGCGGGCTCGACAGGCTCGGGCTGCGCCACCTCCGACGCACGGCTGACCAGACCCGCTGGTCGGTAGTGCGTCTTGAGGTGCTGTGCGAGATTATCCGAACGCCCAAAGCTCTTGCCGCACGACTCTACCGGGCACTTGTGTGGCCGCTCCTGTGTGTGCGTCCGGTTGTGGCGCTTGAGGTGCTCCATGCGCTTGAACCGGCGGCCACAGTGGCATACGTGCAGCTTGTCCGCGCTGCtcacgacgagcggcggcggcccagCATTGCGCccccgcgcgcgtgcggcgctctgTGCGGCCTCGTATTCGAGGAGCGAGGTCATTTGCTCGCCCGGCATGCTTGTGCTCTCGGGCATGCGCGACCGCCGGCGGTTCGCCGACGGGGTCATGGGGGAGAGGGGAACAGGGGAGCCGATCGCATTCATGCTTTTCGAGGAGCTCAGTCCGCCCGGAACGTAAAATGGGTCCATTTCCAGCGGCGAGCCGTACAGGGCCGGCGTCGTCTTGGCGTACGGCGTGTAGCACTTGCGTGCCATTGCCGTCGAGTTCACCGGGAGGTGCGCCGAGTgcgaggcgggcgacgccgggAAGGACATGGGCtcctgcagcggcgtgcacaTCCCCCGCTCCTGCTCAGCGGACCAGTGGGGAAGCGGGGAGtggagcgtcggcgccgaggcgacgcgcgacatCACCTTGGGcccgcctggcgcgccgctttcCTGGAAGAGGAGGCCGGGGGACatggtcggcggcgcgccgccgcccgagtGCAACGGCGACATGtacggcggcacggcgctcggcgacatgTACGGCGGCATCCCCCCCGAGCTCAGCGGGGACATGAACTGCTCTGGCGTGCCAAACGGCTCGTCTAGCGAGATGGGCCCGTGCAGCCCCTGTCGCGAgatggccgcggcgctttgTGGCGTAAAGGGCACCTGGTAGTACGGCGGGGCCTGGTGGTGCTGCATCGCGGCGTACATTTccgcgccgtacggcaGGGTGGGCGCCTTGTGGGGCGacatgcgctcgccgtggcCTTCGTGCGGAAAGCCTGGCGAGCGCAGGTCGAGTGACGAGGCGATGCTGTGCGCTGAGCCGTACTCGGGCGTGGACGCGGAAatcgccgaggacgacgagatgCTCGGCCCCgagcggtgcgtgcgcacgctgtgGTTTTGGAGGGAGCGTGGGTCGTcgatcgtcgcgcgccgtgcctcGGTGAGTGGCGTCATAGGGGGCACGCCATGGGGCATcatgctcggcggcgtggcgctgAGCTCGTACAGAAATGCGCCGTGAAAAGGCTCGTCGGGGGCTTTCATCGGAGTTTCGTCGTCCAGCGACGAAATCGGGGGCGAGGGGGGGCGCGACATGccctgtgcgccgcgcgagacgTTCTTGATCGGCGTCATGGGcgtctgctgcgcctcgcgcgtaGGGGAAAGGACGGTGGCTGTGTCTCCGATCGTGTCTTCAGAGGAGATCGAGTGGATGGTCTGCGATCgctgcgacggcgtgctcaGGCTGAGGTTGGACACGCCCGGGAGCATGTCCGAGGACGCATTGGTCCACGAGTCGCTCGTCTCGTGCGCTTCGCTGCGCAGGTCCTGCCAGAGCATGGCGCCGGGGTGCAGCGacggctcgccgccgatcgTGTCGAGTCCCAGCGCAGAAAACACGGGCTGAGACTGGAACGGATCACGCAGCCCGCTCGAGCTCATCGGCGAGGACGGGGGGAAGCTCGTGTCGTACAAATCGCGTCCCCCCCCTTGCTGAAACAACATCGGATCGGGGTCGGTCGGCATGGTAAGTGCGGCGAATCTCTACACCACACGCAGACGAAAAATGTTCGGCAGTGTGGTGCGATTCCCGTCAAAAAAAAGTGCTCTCGAATCCAAGTCCGCGCCGTTGCGCGTTCTCCAGggcaggtgcgcgagcgttAGGATGGAAgggccggcgcagggcacggccgcgcaccccagcgcggcggccagcTGACGCGTCGGCCGACAACATCTACCTGCGGGGCAGCGCCGTTCCCCCAATCAAACGCCCacctgcgtgcggcggtggACGCGCTGATTGGTTCTATAGTCACGTGTAGGGCAAACGAACGACACCATCACGCGACGAGGATGCAGCCAATGGTTTCCGCTATGGCACAGGGGGAGGGGGACCACCCTGCGGACGCTTATCCCCAGTAGGGCTGCTGGCGGCCGTAGGAATAGCCGTTGTACGCGTTGCCTTGGTGGCCAAAGTTGCCCGCGTACTGCTGGTAGTACGCGGGATGCTGCTGCTGAGccggctgctgcggcgcaggctgtgccgcgccgggctGCGCGGCTGGCTGCGCACGGTTCGCACCGCCCGCGGGCGACTTGCCGTCAAAGGAGCGGTAGTCGAGGGGGCTCGAGTTGGTCGCCGTGCTGTTttgcgcgctgccgcgggCCTGGGGGGGGATGGAGCCCTGGGGGGTCTGGCCCGCGGTCAAAAAGTTGGTCAGCGCGGgcaggccgccggcgtccgcctcggcgttgCCTTGCAGCTTAAAGTCGCTGTTCGCGTGGCCGAGGTTGGGCATGCGCTGGCCAAAGCCTTGCGAGTCGTACGATGCGCTGGTTGCATTGTGCGGCTGGAagtgcggcggcggcgtctgcGTGCCGtacacggcgctcgtgtcGACAGGCGCACCGTGGTGCGAGTAGGCCGACGCAAGGCTCGCAGGCGGCGTCTGCTCGGGTTTGGAGGGGTGCTGCGGCTGCCCGCCGTACACCTGGTACTGACCAAAGCCTCCGGCAGGCGAAGCATAGTGCTGGAACTGGTTGGGCATGTAGTAGGGGTAGTAGTAGGGCATCACGTTCGGGAAgggctgctgcgcctgcgcatcgGGATGCGTGGGCAGCGCGGGGGGGGGCGGGGGggcagccgccgccacAGGCGACGCACGCTCATCCGCACGGACGgggtgcagcgcagcagAGCCGACCGTGTTCGCACTGCCGTACGGCAGGTTgttgcgctgcgtctcgagggGGGTGTTGTagatcgacgacgaggcaaacgcgccggccgggggggcctgcgcagcggccgtgGCAGGCAGCTCCTCCGCCTGCTCAAAGCCTTGGGGACGGCCACCGAGACCGTACGCACCGTTGCCGCCAAACGCATTGCTCTTGAACGCGTCGAGGTTCGGCTGCTGGAACGAcgactcgtcgcgcttgcCGTCCACTTCGAAACGCTCGGCACGGGGCGCGGGCTCGTCCGCAGCAAGCGGCTCAccgtcgtcgcccgccaTAAAGTTCAGAGAGCCAAACTGCACACcaaggcggtcgagcgccgaggcaccACCAGGCATGACCACAGGCGCGTTTTGCGCGCGGCCACGGGCACGGGgggcctgctgctgctgctggtactgctggtgctgctggtgctgctggtgctggtgctggtgctgcgcctgctgctgcgcctgctgcacctgcaccggcgccgacgccggcacctcgggcgccgccatctgcgcggcggccgccacgAGTGCGGGCTGCGTAATCTCGCTGTCGATCGCAGGCTCCGGCGCGgactgcggcgccggcgcgctcggcacagCGGCGCTCTCGACCGCAGcgggcggctcgggctTCGGCTCGACCGggcgcgcgacctgcgcccAGCTCATGCCCGTCTTGGGCTTCTCCTGTGTACGCTCCTTATTCGCACTCGGCTGGCTCACGTTGAACGCCTGTGCAGTGGTCGTGATCGGCTTCGTGTCGGTGGTCGTCGCGACcgggccgccgcccgccgcgccgccgcggccgccgacgccacGGAaaccgccgcggcccgcgCGGGCAGAttgcgtcggtgcgccacggccacgggcgctgcgctcggcggtgcgggcgcgcgccggtgccgcggGCTCCTGCggagcggcggccggcgccggggcggccggcgcggcgacggtAGCCGCGGCAGCCTCCTTGCGGGTCTGCTTTTTAGTCTTTACCGACGCGAactgcgcggcgtggccCTCGCTGAtgcggccgacggccgTCTCGACTTCGCCGCCGCTTTCGTTGAGCACGAACAAGAGGTCTTCGTCGGACCAGTCCGGAAAGAGCTCCTGGAGCATGCCGAGCTGGTTCGTGTATTTTGCACGGAGCGCCTTGACCTGCTCCGTGTCGTCTGCGGCCGAGTTCGCGCTGCGGTTGCGCGGggcggcacgacgccgcggattcggcgcacggcgggGTGCGGCGCCACTCTGCGGTGTCGACATCAGATCAATTATAAAGGCACTAGTGTAGGCCTAAACGTGTAGTATATGTCGCAGCTCGTCAAGCACGCACTCGTCGTACTCGCTGCAGGGAACCCTGAGTCGATCAAGGGCGATGGAAACGGCTCGTGGCGTTCCGCACGCATCCGTCTTCCCGGCACGTGATTTTGACTTCGGCCGAGCCGATCCCCCGATTTGCCAGCGtcggcgcaccgacgacgaACTACTTggcgcggtcgcgcagcggaTGGCCTGCGGCTTGTCCTTTTCTGCTTCACGAGGAACGGCGCGATATGCACTGCCCAGTGCGGCCACTAGGCGCACTGGACACCAAGAAACACATGGACAGCGCCATGCCGACACGGCCCGCGTCGGAGATTGGGGGAGACGCCCTCTTTCAGCGCATACGGTGCTCGGAAGCAGGCGCGGTGAGCGCAcagtcgcccgcgccgggATCCGCGACGTCCTCCGAGCCGATGACGCCATACACACCAGCAAGCCCGtggcatgcgccgcgctttgacgcgcacgacgacgcgccgatcCTCTTGCTCGACACACGCCCGTCACACTCCTTCTCTGGATGCGCGTACGGCAGCGAGGCGGGGgggtgcgcgcgcgcaggacACGTCAAGGGGTCCATCAACCTGCAGGTGCccacgctcctcctccggcgcacgcaccgcggcCTGGGGGgggcgtcgccgacggcgatgCCCAAAGACTTTTCACTCTCCTCCTACATCCACTCGGACGcgggcacgcgccgcctccacgaggtgcgcgcgcgccgcacgcgccagctCCACCGCGATATCGTACACCATCCTCACTTCCAGGCCCTCTTTGATGTATATTGGTTCACGGACATTGTCGTGCTCTTTGAAGAGTCCGACAGCGAaacgcccggcgcggcctcgcAGCGGCAGGACTGCTCGAGCTTTGCAGGGCGCATGCTCctccagctcctcgaggcgctccaggagAGCCGCGcagagctcgccgcggcgaatccgctcctgcgcgacgcgcgccgcggcctgtACTACGTCCGGGGGGGGCTCCACGCCCTGCGCCAGACTCcgggcagcgccgagttctttaccgcgccgcagccgtcCGAAGAGGCCGTCTCGCCACGgaccgcgcccgagcgcccgGCCGCCGGGCCGGCACTCGCCTTGTCGCCGCCCCGCAGCCCGGGCGGGCGCATGTCGGCGATGGCCCCGACGCCGTTCGCGCTCCcgcacgcggccgtcgagggacgccgctcgagcaaGCCGAGCCTCCCGCGCCTCAACACGGGCATACGCGACACGCCCCCGATTCCCGCGCGCATCAGCGAGACGacgtccgccgcgccgcgccactCGCTCAAGCCGCTCGACCTGACGGGCCTCCCggtgagcgccgcgccgctctcggcgcgccgcgcgaccgcgcccGAACTGCTCAATACCGCCCACGACCAAGAGGACTGGGGCGAGTTCAACGTCTCGACCATCATCCCGGGCTTCCTCTACTTTGGCTCCAACATCACCAACGACGATCACGTGCAacagctgcagcgcctcggcgtgcgggCGATCCTCAAcaccgcgctcgagatcgAGGACGGGGGGGCGCcggagcttgcgctgcgcacgcagttCCGCGAGTACCTGCGCATcccgctgcgcgacgtcgtcgagcagccgGACGtacagcagcgcctcgccgaggcgtgcgcGTTCCTGGACCGCGCATTTCTCTACTCGTGCCCGGCGTACGTGCACTGCCGCGCGGGcaagtcgcgctcggcgatgaTCGTGATGGCGTACCTGATCCATGCACACCGCTGGACACTCCAGCAGGCGtacgcgcacgtcgcgcagcggcgcaccacGACGTCGCCCAACATTGGCTTCCTCGCGGAGCTGATGCACTTTgag
This is a stretch of genomic DNA from Malassezia japonica chromosome 3, complete sequence. It encodes these proteins:
- a CDS encoding uncharacterized protein (EggNog:ENOG503P77V; COG:K) translates to MPTDPDPMLFQQGGGRDLYDTSFPPSSPMSSSGLRDPFQSQPVFSALGLDTIGGEPSLHPGAMLWQDLRSEAHETSDSWTNASSDMLPGVSNLSLSTPSQRSQTIHSISSEDTIGDTATVLSPTREAQQTPMTPIKNVSRGAQGMSRPPSPPISSLDDETPMKAPDEPFHGAFLYELSATPPSMMPHGVPPMTPLTEARRATIDDPRSLQNHSVRTHRSGPSISSSSAISASTPEYGSAHSIASSLDLRSPGFPHEGHGERMSPHKAPTLPYGAEMYAAMQHHQAPPYYQVPFTPQSAAAISRQGLHGPISLDEPFGTPEQFMSPLSSGGMPPYMSPSAVPPYMSPLHSGGGAPPTMSPGLLFQESGAPGGPKVMSRVASAPTLHSPLPHWSAEQERGMCTPLQEPMSFPASPASHSAHLPVNSTAMARKCYTPYAKTTPALYGSPLEMDPFYVPGGLSSSKSMNAIGSPVPLSPMTPSANRRRSRMPESTSMPGEQMTSLLEYEAAQSAARARGRNAGPPPLVVSSADKLHVCHCGRRFKRMEHLKRHNRTHTQERPHKCPVESCGKSFGRSDNLAQHLKTHYRPAGLVSRASEVAQPEPVEPARPRDRRHDPYAAAAAAAAAASAAMGAPHDIKPEPQGV
- the UBP6 gene encoding ubiquitinyl hydrolase 1 (BUSCO:EOG09263BGW; MEROPS:MER0004316; COG:O; EggNog:ENOG503NUIQ), with translation MSTIPVKVKHNGQVYDIDLDTSAQGLSFKEAIAEKTRVPIERQKVMVKGGLLKDDTDLSKLNARVGQQFMVLGMAGDLPQAPAKPVQFLEDMKDEDLAKAANLKVGLTNLGNTCYLNSTLQVLRCIPELQSALDAYAGSASASDGEAGLTASLRDLFRELNKAPAAFPPLLFLTVLRKVAPQFAEMAEGGGGYAQQDAEEVYVRILNALGNCLATPGGGDRFVPEYLTGHMAIERSCPEAPQEAATSANEPFLVLQCNISNTTNEMTAGILESLTQPIEKHSEQLNRTAIYNEQSRISRLPMYLSVHFVRFYWRRDINKKTKIMRKVKFPLELDASTFATPDLQQRLAPVSHKCKAVAKEREERAKVRRRAKAHGTEQRAPSDAPSDAPSDAPSDAPRQEGSAISDEEERALRAKEHDEVEALIDPELRSDTGCNPSGLYELVGIVTHKGAAADAGHYISWVRKENESRDPLADLPSNEWYKFDDDKASVVDSDKVSTLYGGGEDSVAYILLYRARALP
- the DEF1 gene encoding RNAPII degradation factor (EggNog:ENOG503NVE6; COG:S); the protein is MSTPQSGAAPRRAPNPRRRAAPRNRSANSAADDTEQVKALRAKYTNQLGMLQELFPDWSDEDLLFVLNESGGEVETAVGRISEGHAAQFASVKTKKQTRKEAAAATVAAPAAPAPAAAPQEPAAPARARTAERSARGRGAPTQSARAGRGGFRGVGGRGGAAGGGPVATTTDTKPITTTAQAFNVSQPSANKERTQEKPKTGMSWAQVARPVEPKPEPPAAVESAAVPSAPAPQSAPEPAIDSEITQPALVAAAAQMAAPEVPASAPVQVQQAQQQAQHQHQHQQHQQHQQYQQQQQAPRARGRAQNAPVVMPGGASALDRLGVQFGSLNFMAGDDGEPLAADEPAPRAERFEVDGKRDESSFQQPNLDAFKSNAFGGNGAYGLGGRPQGFEQAEELPATAAAQAPPAGAFASSSIYNTPLETQRNNLPYGSANTVGSAALHPVRADERASPVAAAAPPPPPALPTHPDAQAQQPFPNVMPYYYPYYMPNQFQHYASPAGGFGQYQVYGGQPQHPSKPEQTPPASLASAYSHHGAPVDTSAVYGTQTPPPHFQPHNATSASYDSQGFGQRMPNLGHANSDFKLQGNAEADAGGLPALTNFLTAGQTPQGSIPPQARGSAQNSTATNSSPLDYRSFDGKSPAGGANRAQPAAQPGAAQPAPQQPAQQQHPAYYQQYAGNFGHQGNAYNGYSYGRQQPYWG
- a CDS encoding uncharacterized protein (EggNog:ENOG503Q534; COG:V), whose amino-acid sequence is MPKDFSLSSYIHSDAGTRRLHEVRARRTRQLHRDIVHHPHFQALFDVYWFTDIVVLFEESDSETPGAASQRQDCSSFAGRMLLQLLEALQESRAELAAANPLLRDARRGLYYVRGGLHALRQTPGSAEFFTAPQPSEEAVSPRTAPERPAAGPALALSPPRSPGGRMSAMAPTPFALPHAAVEGRRSSKPSLPRLNTGIRDTPPIPARISETTSAAPRHSLKPLDLTGLPVSAAPLSARRATAPELLNTAHDQEDWGEFNVSTIIPGFLYFGSNITNDDHVQQLQRLGVRAILNTALEIEDGGAPELALRTQFREYLRIPLRDVVEQPDVQQRLAEACAFLDRAFLYSCPAYVHCRAGKSRSAMIVMAYLIHAHRWTLQQAYAHVAQRRTTTSPNIGFLAELMHFERETLGARRTGAPLASPGIAQSAPVLDTRTRSASVSPRRPMFPEQTLRADEGPSDGRYRIPSMSHDAPSKRNSIAALGSNQASPLEK